In Bacillus sp. SB49, a single window of DNA contains:
- a CDS encoding DinB family protein: MTIRSILLEQLEAVYDRNHWFVCFEMAVKDLTEAEVHCKGEDGHSIFELVHHLYFYNERYLCKFLGEEVQELPRNYNTFQARDAMDWSECIADFRKVMLKFRKEITACSEEKLTKWGGTLTHLFIHNAYHIGQIVSIRKQKKWWSTHPVVKG, from the coding sequence ATGACAATCAGAAGTATTTTGTTGGAACAGTTGGAGGCGGTGTATGACAGGAATCACTGGTTCGTTTGTTTTGAGATGGCGGTCAAAGATTTGACGGAAGCAGAGGTGCATTGCAAAGGAGAGGACGGTCATTCCATCTTTGAGCTTGTCCATCATCTTTACTTTTATAATGAAAGGTACCTCTGCAAGTTTCTCGGTGAAGAAGTGCAGGAACTGCCCAGAAACTATAATACATTTCAAGCCCGTGATGCCATGGACTGGAGTGAGTGTATCGCCGACTTCCGCAAAGTCATGTTGAAGTTTCGAAAAGAAATAACCGCGTGCAGTGAAGAGAAATTGACGAAGTGGGGTGGGACACTAACACATTTATTTATCCACAACGCCTATCATATCGGTCAGATCGTCAGTATCCGCAAGCAGAAGAAGTGGTGGAGTACTCACCCTGTTGTTAAAGGCTAA
- a CDS encoding thioredoxin family protein, whose amino-acid sequence MSILKSLHSIEEVDEFVAGKGLSVLYVSRQGCSVCHGLYPQVEELLEDYPEIEARHVDTDQLPEVAGQYSVMTVPAVLVYSEGKEWFRKARFVPIGELNAQLAKLNHFINEE is encoded by the coding sequence GTGAGCATATTGAAATCATTACACTCTATAGAGGAAGTGGATGAGTTTGTCGCAGGGAAAGGCTTGTCCGTCCTTTACGTTTCCCGACAAGGCTGTTCCGTTTGTCATGGTCTGTATCCTCAAGTAGAGGAATTACTGGAGGATTATCCAGAGATTGAGGCGAGACATGTCGATACCGATCAACTTCCTGAAGTAGCCGGACAGTATTCAGTCATGACCGTCCCGGCGGTCCTTGTTTATTCAGAAGGGAAAGAATGGTTTCGAAAGGCACGTTTTGTACCTATAGGAGAACTGAACGCGCAGCTGGCAAAGCTGAATCACTTTATTAACGAAGAATAA
- a CDS encoding phosphotransferase family protein translates to MKRDTLPVRSGEELEIERIEQWLRDRMELPSGELAVRQFGTGHSNLTYELSIRDEWKAVLRRPPLGPVAPKAHDMEREFAVLQALHPFFPLAPEPYMYDSGEVIGSPFFLMERREGVVFDSSFPEGIKPSRELGRALSETMVDRLVELHAIPYKETALKDMVKPEGFMERQVHGWIKRYEKARTDDVVSGERLMKWLISHIPDSDKAAIIHYDYKLNNAMFQKDDPSRMVGLFDWEMTTVGDPLADLGAAMGYWIQSDDPESLKTGLGKPSVTIQDGFYTREQFISRYAEKSGRDVSNVHVYVTFAYFKLAGIIQQIYYRYKRGQTDDPRFEGMNVFVNHLIEHAEETAGL, encoded by the coding sequence ATGAAAAGAGACACACTTCCTGTCCGTTCGGGAGAGGAACTGGAAATCGAGCGGATCGAGCAGTGGCTTAGAGACCGCATGGAACTGCCTTCAGGAGAACTGGCCGTCCGCCAATTTGGAACCGGCCATTCGAATCTGACTTACGAGCTTTCCATTCGTGACGAGTGGAAAGCCGTGCTGCGTCGTCCTCCGCTTGGTCCAGTGGCTCCGAAAGCCCATGATATGGAAAGAGAGTTTGCCGTGCTTCAGGCTCTCCATCCCTTTTTTCCTTTGGCACCTGAACCGTATATGTATGATTCCGGAGAAGTCATCGGGAGTCCCTTCTTCTTGATGGAAAGAAGGGAAGGAGTTGTTTTTGATTCCAGTTTTCCTGAAGGGATAAAACCGTCCCGGGAGTTAGGTCGTGCTCTGTCGGAAACGATGGTGGACCGGCTCGTAGAACTGCATGCTATTCCTTACAAAGAAACGGCTTTGAAGGACATGGTAAAGCCGGAGGGTTTTATGGAAAGACAGGTACACGGCTGGATCAAACGCTATGAGAAAGCACGCACGGATGATGTTGTATCCGGGGAAAGATTAATGAAGTGGCTGATTAGTCATATCCCAGATTCTGATAAAGCTGCCATTATCCATTATGATTACAAGCTGAATAATGCCATGTTCCAGAAGGATGATCCATCCAGAATGGTCGGTCTATTTGACTGGGAAATGACAACGGTCGGTGATCCTCTCGCTGATCTTGGAGCGGCGATGGGGTACTGGATTCAATCGGATGATCCGGAATCGTTGAAAACCGGACTTGGTAAACCTTCTGTTACGATTCAGGACGGTTTCTATACAAGGGAACAGTTCATATCCAGGTATGCGGAGAAAAGCGGCCGGGATGTGTCCAACGTCCATGTGTACGTAACCTTTGCTTATTTCAAACTGGCAGGAATCATTCAGCAGATTTATTACCGTTATAAGCGGGGCCAGACGGACGACCCCCGATTTGAGGGAATGAACGTGTTCGTCAATCATTTGATCGAACATGCAGAAGAAACGGCGGGATTATAA
- a CDS encoding CotY/CotZ family spore coat protein: protein MSSCHSSGKDSGCVRDVIKKIIAAQEEVAGRDRCCDVSCERSIRDLLSPESNGNGPTTVPFILYCKDCKPFIGSSVVRRRLPGGGGTYLDCVQSPIFKAKKFVDGKKNCVKLELLLPADASGNPLDLGGDTVCDYFPTTSVRNLLATGVCITVDLDCVCSITCLEATTPLFED from the coding sequence ATGAGCTCTTGTCATTCTAGTGGTAAAGATAGCGGATGTGTACGTGATGTCATCAAGAAAATCATCGCTGCACAGGAGGAGGTTGCCGGCAGGGATCGCTGCTGCGATGTAAGCTGTGAGCGTTCCATCAGAGACCTGTTGTCTCCGGAATCAAACGGTAATGGACCTACGACTGTTCCGTTTATTCTTTACTGTAAAGATTGTAAACCGTTCATCGGAAGCAGCGTTGTCAGACGCCGCCTTCCTGGAGGGGGCGGAACGTACCTTGACTGCGTTCAAAGCCCGATCTTCAAAGCGAAGAAATTCGTTGATGGTAAAAAGAACTGTGTGAAGCTTGAATTGCTGCTTCCTGCAGATGCTAGTGGTAACCCATTAGATCTCGGTGGAGATACTGTTTGTGACTACTTCCCTACGACCAGTGTCCGTAACCTATTGGCTACAGGGGTGTGCATTACTGTAGATTTGGATTGTGTCTGCAGCATCACCTGTCTGGAAGCTACTACTCCACTTTTCGAAGATTAA
- a CDS encoding 2-phosphosulfolactate phosphatase, with amino-acid sequence MGKIQVIFKKEDIRPDDLEGKVAVVFDVLFATSTITAALADGAAAVIPVFDAEQARKKAAVMKEPFLLAGEDQGKGIEGFHPPLRTHLKPHIKNHHLILSTTNGTVALHRARRAKRLYAASLLNNPAMAEHLVRLHGGDTIVIICSGSSGHFTLEDFYGAGSLITYMEQEGVWTLSDAAIAARDFYNSKGTARAEVLLECRIGQMLLSEGLNPEEVEFVAEEGHFDTIPTYDAEEAVLKEGRHAASKI; translated from the coding sequence ATGGGAAAAATCCAAGTAATTTTTAAGAAAGAGGATATCCGCCCGGATGATCTGGAAGGGAAAGTGGCCGTTGTTTTCGATGTCTTGTTTGCGACCTCTACCATAACGGCGGCTCTGGCTGACGGGGCTGCTGCTGTCATCCCGGTATTTGATGCAGAACAGGCGAGAAAGAAGGCGGCTGTTATGAAAGAGCCGTTTTTGCTTGCCGGAGAAGATCAAGGAAAAGGAATAGAGGGCTTCCATCCACCGCTTCGGACTCATTTAAAGCCACATATCAAGAATCATCATCTCATTTTGTCCACAACCAACGGTACCGTCGCCCTGCACCGAGCCCGGAGAGCAAAGCGTCTCTATGCTGCTTCCCTATTAAATAATCCAGCTATGGCTGAGCATCTTGTCAGGTTACATGGAGGGGATACAATCGTTATCATCTGCTCCGGGTCAAGCGGTCACTTTACGCTTGAAGATTTCTACGGTGCCGGGAGTCTTATAACCTATATGGAGCAGGAAGGAGTATGGACGCTTTCCGACGCTGCCATCGCTGCCCGCGATTTTTACAACAGTAAGGGAACTGCGAGAGCAGAGGTGCTTTTGGAGTGTCGTATCGGACAAATGCTGTTATCGGAAGGGTTAAATCCGGAAGAAGTGGAGTTTGTGGCTGAAGAAGGTCATTTTGATACGATTCCTACTTATGATGCGGAAGAAGCTGTGTTGAAGGAGGGAAGACATGCCGCCAGTAAAATATAA
- a CDS encoding acyl-CoA thioesterase gives MHEWEVTIRFCETDLLGHVNNSNYFIYMEDARVQFFSDCDLVGERWNFVLASATCDFLKQVHFGQTLLLRSRIVKIGSSSFHLEQEMVDKDTEETAAKGLSIVVQYDFDNGKSLPLSEAQRSNLEKYRYVMSE, from the coding sequence ATGCATGAGTGGGAAGTGACCATCCGATTTTGTGAAACCGATTTGCTTGGACATGTGAACAACAGCAACTACTTCATCTATATGGAAGATGCAAGGGTCCAGTTTTTTTCAGACTGTGATCTCGTCGGGGAGCGCTGGAATTTCGTATTAGCATCAGCGACGTGCGATTTTCTCAAGCAGGTACACTTCGGCCAAACGCTCCTTCTTCGCAGCCGTATCGTAAAAATAGGGAGCTCAAGCTTTCATTTGGAACAGGAAATGGTAGATAAGGATACGGAAGAGACGGCAGCAAAAGGGCTTTCGATTGTTGTCCAATACGATTTCGACAATGGAAAAAGTCTACCGCTGTCGGAAGCTCAGCGCAGCAATTTGGAAAAATATCGATACGTAATGAGTGAATAG
- a CDS encoding 3-hydroxyacyl-CoA dehydrogenase family protein, whose amino-acid sequence MERLTVVGAGSMGHQIAMLGALAGYETNLHDKEESSLHKAEEKLKGIMDKWIDKGKISPEDSREAFGRLHYTTDLREAAGQADIVIEAVVEKLEVKREVFGQLDSIVPSHTILATNSSTIVSSLIADVTTRPDKVCNMHFFFPPLVMDCVEVVKGEHTSDSTVETAMEVCKRMNRTGVLLEKEISGFIANRILFAVQREAMHLYEEGYADFKDIDKIVKKALSHPLGPFELMDLSGIDVGYYVMQQHYEETGDPAVKPSKTLEEKLKAGELGRKTGKGFYQYDSTVKS is encoded by the coding sequence ATGGAACGATTGACGGTCGTAGGAGCAGGGAGTATGGGACATCAGATCGCCATGCTTGGAGCTCTGGCAGGGTATGAAACGAACCTTCATGATAAAGAGGAATCATCGCTTCATAAAGCCGAAGAGAAGTTAAAAGGAATTATGGATAAGTGGATCGATAAAGGGAAAATTTCACCGGAAGACTCCCGGGAAGCATTCGGACGTCTTCATTACACGACGGACTTAAGAGAAGCGGCCGGCCAGGCGGATATCGTCATAGAAGCCGTCGTTGAAAAGCTGGAAGTGAAGCGGGAAGTGTTCGGACAGCTGGACTCGATCGTACCCTCCCATACGATTCTTGCTACGAATTCTTCTACTATTGTCAGCTCGCTGATTGCAGATGTGACGACGCGCCCGGATAAGGTTTGCAATATGCACTTCTTCTTTCCGCCGCTGGTTATGGACTGTGTGGAAGTGGTGAAAGGGGAACACACCTCTGATTCCACAGTGGAAACAGCCATGGAGGTCTGCAAACGCATGAACAGAACAGGTGTGTTGCTGGAGAAGGAAATATCCGGATTCATTGCAAATCGTATCTTGTTCGCTGTTCAAAGAGAAGCGATGCACCTTTACGAAGAAGGCTATGCCGACTTTAAGGATATTGATAAAATCGTCAAAAAAGCGTTGAGTCATCCACTAGGTCCGTTTGAACTGATGGACTTGTCCGGAATTGATGTCGGTTATTATGTCATGCAGCAGCATTACGAAGAAACCGGAGATCCGGCGGTCAAACCTTCTAAGACGTTGGAGGAGAAACTGAAGGCGGGAGAGTTGGGAAGAAAGACCGGTAAAGGATTCTACCAGTATGATTCCACCGTAAAGAGTTGA
- the proB gene encoding glutamate 5-kinase: protein MTQQKKRVVIKIGSSSLTSMHGEISRRKLEKLVDEVVRLKDDGHEVLLVSSGAVAAGYRKLGCLERPSSLPEKQAAASIGQGLLMESYSDLFLSHGYMGSQILITRSDFSDENRYTNARNTINVLLERGIIPIVNENDTITIDRLRFGDNDTLSAKVAGLVDADQLIILSDIDGLFDDDPRKNENAELLDKVHEITPEIEAAAGDPGSAVGTGGMKSKIDAFKISMASGISSFLGKATTPGIVYDAVYQKAKGTYFVTDKEAENLDHKKQWIAFNSGPEGEVIIDHRAQETFIDNKQSLMPTNIHHVQGRFDKGAVVRIHDLNGEEMGLGVVNYSSEEMEEMIGLTEPELESYEQAAIERKDFVCHLEVALPVGV, encoded by the coding sequence TTGACTCAACAGAAAAAAAGGGTAGTAATTAAAATAGGCAGCAGTTCTCTTACCAGTATGCATGGTGAAATCAGCAGACGTAAATTAGAAAAATTAGTAGATGAAGTCGTCCGTTTGAAGGACGACGGCCACGAAGTTTTACTCGTATCCTCAGGTGCCGTAGCGGCAGGCTATCGCAAACTCGGTTGTCTGGAACGCCCAAGTTCCCTTCCGGAAAAACAAGCCGCAGCATCCATTGGCCAAGGATTATTGATGGAATCTTATTCCGATCTTTTCCTGTCCCACGGCTATATGGGCTCACAAATTCTCATCACTAGAAGCGACTTCTCAGACGAAAATCGTTATACCAATGCACGTAACACAATCAATGTCCTCTTAGAACGCGGTATCATCCCGATTGTAAACGAGAACGATACCATTACCATCGATCGACTGCGGTTCGGAGACAACGATACGCTTTCTGCTAAAGTAGCTGGACTCGTCGATGCAGATCAACTAATCATTCTATCTGACATTGATGGACTTTTCGATGACGATCCACGTAAAAATGAAAATGCTGAACTACTCGATAAAGTCCACGAAATTACACCGGAAATCGAAGCTGCAGCCGGTGATCCGGGAAGTGCAGTAGGCACCGGTGGAATGAAGTCCAAGATTGATGCCTTTAAGATATCCATGGCATCCGGAATTTCTTCCTTCCTGGGTAAAGCAACGACGCCCGGAATCGTCTATGATGCCGTTTATCAAAAGGCGAAGGGAACTTACTTCGTAACCGACAAAGAAGCAGAAAACTTGGATCATAAGAAACAGTGGATTGCTTTCAATTCCGGTCCTGAAGGGGAAGTAATCATTGACCACCGTGCACAGGAAACATTCATCGACAATAAGCAGAGCTTGATGCCGACGAACATCCATCATGTCCAAGGACGCTTTGACAAAGGGGCTGTTGTCCGTATCCATGACCTGAATGGTGAAGAAATGGGTCTTGGTGTCGTCAATTATTCTTCGGAAGAAATGGAAGAAATGATCGGTCTTACAGAACCGGAACTGGAGTCTTATGAACAAGCAGCAATTGAACGGAAAGACTTTGTCTGCCACTTGGAAGTTGCCCTGCCCGTAGGTGTGTAA
- the proC gene encoding pyrroline-5-carboxylate reductase has translation MIKQTIAFLGAGSMAEAMISGMVESGNIPADNIVVTNRSNQQRLNTIYNKYGVRTVLKDDLDYSEIDQFILAMKPKDIDGVLADLKDKLTADQVLVSVLAGISTSYMEERLNEGQKVIRVMPNTSSMLRESATAICPGAFVDMENVTVAKDLLRSIGEVFIIDEDKMDVFTGIAGSGPAYFYYLMEHIEETGRAEGMDRETLREIGAQTLLGAAKMMLEREESPTELRENVTSPNGTTAAGLEALDANGGGHAISQAILGAAGRSKELSKELEGLLVGSK, from the coding sequence ATGATTAAACAAACGATTGCTTTTCTAGGTGCAGGCTCAATGGCTGAAGCGATGATATCCGGAATGGTGGAATCCGGCAATATTCCAGCGGACAACATCGTTGTAACCAATCGAAGTAATCAACAACGTTTAAATACAATTTATAATAAATACGGCGTGCGTACAGTATTGAAAGATGATCTGGATTATTCGGAAATCGACCAGTTCATTCTTGCAATGAAGCCAAAAGATATTGATGGAGTCTTAGCGGACTTGAAAGATAAATTAACTGCTGATCAAGTGCTCGTATCTGTTCTTGCAGGTATATCCACATCTTATATGGAGGAGCGCTTAAACGAAGGACAGAAAGTGATCCGTGTCATGCCGAACACATCGAGCATGCTTCGGGAATCCGCTACGGCGATTTGTCCGGGAGCATTCGTAGACATGGAGAATGTCACAGTGGCTAAGGACCTGCTTCGTTCCATCGGAGAAGTTTTCATTATTGATGAAGACAAAATGGATGTATTTACTGGAATTGCGGGTAGCGGACCGGCTTACTTCTATTATCTAATGGAGCATATTGAAGAAACGGGACGTGCGGAAGGCATGGACCGCGAAACCTTACGCGAGATCGGAGCACAGACATTACTTGGAGCAGCCAAGATGATGTTGGAAAGAGAAGAAAGCCCGACGGAGCTGCGTGAAAATGTGACATCCCCGAACGGTACGACTGCAGCAGGTTTAGAAGCTTTGGATGCCAATGGTGGAGGTCATGCCATTTCCCAGGCAATCTTGGGTGCAGCAGGACGTTCCAAGGAACTAAGTAAAGAATTAGAAGGACTACTTGTAGGAAGTAAATAA
- a CDS encoding DUF421 domain-containing protein yields MDWIWKAILIIFVGTIILRIAGRKSISQMTLSQTVIMIAIGSLLIQPVAGKNIWVTFGVGGVLVLTLMLMEYAQVKFDFMERFLTGRSVSIIENGRMNEKNMKKLRFTVDQLEMKLRQLNVTSIQDVKTATLEPNGQIGYEWKDLKQPATKQDVQMIHTELNRILQALQLNGTQDRNGKGNPDIFQEVEQKKHIQPPPDRLQ; encoded by the coding sequence ATGGATTGGATATGGAAAGCGATTTTGATCATATTTGTCGGCACCATTATTCTAAGAATAGCCGGCAGAAAGTCGATTTCACAAATGACCTTGTCCCAAACAGTAATTATGATTGCCATTGGATCCTTGTTGATACAGCCGGTAGCCGGCAAAAATATCTGGGTCACCTTCGGGGTAGGCGGTGTCCTGGTATTGACGCTGATGCTCATGGAATACGCTCAGGTAAAATTTGATTTTATGGAGAGATTTCTTACAGGACGATCCGTCTCTATCATAGAAAATGGTCGTATGAATGAGAAAAACATGAAGAAGTTACGCTTCACTGTGGATCAATTGGAGATGAAGCTGAGGCAATTGAACGTTACCTCCATCCAAGATGTGAAAACGGCTACCCTGGAACCGAATGGACAGATCGGTTATGAATGGAAAGACTTGAAGCAACCTGCGACGAAACAAGATGTTCAGATGATCCACACAGAGTTGAATCGTATTCTGCAGGCGTTGCAGTTGAATGGTACACAGGATAGGAATGGAAAGGGTAATCCAGATATATTCCAAGAAGTCGAACAGAAGAAGCATATCCAGCCACCTCCGGATCGACTACAGTGA
- a CDS encoding SDR family oxidoreductase, which produces MHVMELFDLSGKTAIVTGGGRGLGEQIAAGLAEAGANIVVCSRKQDACETVASSLKEKTGVKTLGMACDVTDPSQVEEVIAAVKEQFGTIDILVNNSGATWGAPTLEMPVEAFQKVMNVNVTGTFLMSQKAGEVMMEQGYGKIINIASVAGLGGADPRFMETVGYNASKGAVITFTKDLAVKWGSSNIQVNALAPGFFPTKMSKGVLDQGGEFILDRTPLGRFGSESDLKGAALFLASKASDYVTGDVLVVDGGMHASC; this is translated from the coding sequence ATGCACGTTATGGAATTATTTGATTTAAGCGGGAAGACCGCCATCGTTACAGGAGGCGGGCGCGGGCTTGGGGAGCAGATTGCTGCAGGCCTGGCGGAAGCAGGAGCGAACATCGTCGTATGTTCGAGAAAGCAGGACGCCTGCGAGACGGTTGCTTCTTCTTTGAAAGAAAAAACTGGTGTAAAGACGCTGGGAATGGCTTGTGATGTCACGGACCCTTCCCAGGTGGAGGAAGTCATTGCTGCAGTAAAAGAGCAATTTGGAACGATTGATATACTCGTTAACAACAGTGGAGCAACGTGGGGGGCGCCTACACTGGAAATGCCGGTGGAAGCTTTTCAGAAAGTGATGAACGTCAATGTCACAGGGACGTTTCTAATGTCACAAAAGGCCGGGGAAGTAATGATGGAGCAAGGGTACGGGAAGATCATCAATATTGCCTCCGTGGCCGGACTCGGCGGTGCGGACCCGCGCTTCATGGAAACGGTAGGGTACAACGCAAGTAAAGGTGCCGTCATCACTTTCACAAAAGATTTGGCTGTTAAATGGGGTTCGTCCAATATTCAGGTGAATGCACTGGCCCCGGGGTTCTTCCCGACTAAGATGTCCAAGGGAGTATTGGATCAGGGAGGGGAGTTCATTTTAGACCGGACCCCACTCGGGCGCTTCGGTTCAGAATCCGACCTTAAAGGGGCGGCACTGTTCCTCGCATCCAAAGCATCTGATTACGTCACCGGTGACGTGCTTGTCGTAGATGGCGGGATGCACGCATCCTGTTAA
- a CDS encoding STAS domain-containing protein — MQVNQAFRDFLLSKSSILTEEWYESLDKSGTGVYGSTDIDTITNLKAQNNEFHTYLSQLFMMDMESFYLHIHEWIVKIGSDPHHLETPTHEIMREFMRVRLQYLDFLQEFKARDGIQITRDREALWTRKLIEAFDQIMYKVAEEKSNQLNTQIQKQKHTINELSSPLIQLSNGRALLPLVGNIDTARASAILDNTLQKCTSQSVADLYIDLSGVYLVDTMVAHQIFQLIDGLRLIGVRTTVVGIRPEIAQTAVQLGVDFSNVTTTATLAQAMVGESF, encoded by the coding sequence ATGCAGGTCAACCAGGCGTTTCGTGATTTTTTGTTATCCAAATCCTCTATACTTACGGAAGAATGGTACGAGTCTCTTGATAAATCAGGAACCGGCGTCTACGGCTCGACAGATATCGATACGATTACCAATCTGAAAGCACAGAACAACGAATTCCACACATACCTGTCTCAGCTGTTTATGATGGATATGGAAAGCTTTTATCTCCACATCCATGAATGGATTGTAAAAATAGGCAGCGACCCTCACCATCTGGAAACACCTACCCATGAGATCATGCGTGAATTCATGCGGGTCCGGCTGCAGTACCTTGATTTCCTGCAAGAGTTCAAAGCGAGAGACGGTATTCAAATTACGAGAGATCGTGAGGCGCTTTGGACACGTAAGTTGATAGAAGCGTTCGATCAGATTATGTACAAAGTTGCAGAAGAAAAGTCCAATCAGTTGAACACACAGATTCAGAAGCAGAAACACACGATTAATGAATTAAGTTCTCCTTTGATTCAATTATCCAATGGTAGGGCCTTACTGCCTCTTGTAGGCAACATCGATACAGCGAGAGCTAGCGCCATTTTGGATAATACTTTACAGAAATGCACCAGTCAGAGTGTCGCTGATTTATACATAGACCTCTCCGGTGTGTATCTAGTAGACACGATGGTTGCCCACCAGATTTTCCAATTGATTGATGGGCTGCGTCTGATTGGTGTGAGAACGACCGTCGTCGGCATCCGCCCTGAGATTGCTCAGACAGCGGTCCAGCTCGGAGTAGATTTCAGCAACGTCACTACGACGGCCACTCTCGCACAGGCGATGGTCGGTGAATCGTTTTAA
- a CDS encoding glutamate-5-semialdehyde dehydrogenase: MTQTKKNVNVEQQAIEAKKASKKLMVLSEKEKDEALNHLADVLERDYETILAANEKDLQNGREQGFTEAFMDRLALSKERIADFAQGLRDVAKLEDPTRRVLSDWTLENGLKVEKVTVPLGVIGMIYEARPNVTVDATGLALKSGNAIVLKGGSSAIHSNEAIVQVMHKGLAETKIPKEAVQFIASTDRAATNELFTMKEHIDVLIPRGGGKLIQAVVENATVPVLETGVGNCHVYIDQTADVEKAIQILVNAKTDRPAVCNAAETLVVHKEWLEQHTEALIAAFEQNGITVHGDEYIQKTIPGTIPAGEEDWANEYLSTDIAVKAVDDLTEAIAHIEAYGTKHSEAIISEDQESVDTFFALVDAAALYHNASTRFTDGGALGFGAEIGISTQKLHARGPMGLPALTTVKFLMKGTGQIR, translated from the coding sequence ATGACTCAAACGAAAAAGAATGTGAATGTAGAGCAGCAAGCAATCGAAGCCAAAAAAGCATCCAAGAAGTTGATGGTTTTATCAGAAAAAGAAAAGGATGAAGCATTAAACCATCTTGCTGATGTGCTGGAGCGCGACTATGAAACCATTCTTGCCGCTAACGAGAAGGATTTGCAAAACGGCCGGGAGCAAGGTTTCACAGAAGCCTTCATGGACCGATTGGCATTGTCTAAAGAAAGAATTGCGGATTTTGCACAGGGACTTAGAGATGTGGCTAAACTGGAAGATCCTACACGCCGCGTCCTATCCGACTGGACGCTTGAGAACGGGTTGAAAGTGGAAAAGGTAACCGTTCCATTGGGCGTTATCGGCATGATTTATGAAGCTCGGCCTAATGTAACAGTAGATGCTACCGGTCTTGCGCTTAAATCAGGTAACGCTATCGTACTGAAGGGTGGTTCTTCTGCCATCCATTCCAATGAAGCGATCGTTCAAGTCATGCACAAAGGCTTAGCAGAAACGAAAATACCAAAGGAAGCTGTCCAGTTCATTGCTTCCACTGATCGAGCGGCGACCAACGAGCTGTTTACGATGAAAGAGCACATTGATGTGCTGATTCCGCGCGGAGGCGGCAAGCTTATCCAAGCTGTGGTTGAGAATGCAACGGTCCCTGTTCTTGAAACAGGGGTAGGTAACTGTCACGTTTATATTGATCAGACGGCCGATGTAGAAAAAGCGATCCAAATTCTCGTCAATGCAAAAACAGATCGTCCGGCTGTTTGTAATGCCGCGGAAACGCTGGTCGTTCACAAAGAGTGGTTGGAACAGCATACCGAAGCATTGATTGCTGCTTTCGAACAGAACGGCATTACCGTTCATGGTGACGAATATATTCAAAAAACGATTCCAGGAACGATTCCTGCAGGGGAAGAAGACTGGGCAAACGAATATTTGAGCACAGATATTGCAGTAAAAGCTGTCGATGATCTCACGGAAGCAATCGCTCATATTGAAGCATATGGTACGAAGCATTCGGAAGCAATCATTTCCGAAGATCAGGAGTCCGTCGATACCTTCTTCGCATTGGTGGACGCGGCAGCACTTTATCATAATGCTTCCACGCGTTTTACGGACGGAGGAGCGTTAGGTTTTGGTGCGGAAATCGGTATCTCCACACAAAAATTGCATGCGCGTGGTCCAATGGGATTGCCTGCATTGACGACAGTGAAGTTTCTTATGAAGGGAACCGGCCAAATCAGATAA